DNA from Kitasatospora herbaricolor:
GAGGTGTCCACCCGGTCCGGGTCGGTCTTGGAGAGCCTCTCGACCAGGTCCGGCAGGCGGTGGTTGGCGATCTCCAGCGCGGCGCTGTTCAGGGTGCGCATGCCGAGGATCATCGAGCGGGCGATGAACCCGGTGAGCAGACCGGCCAGGGCCAGTGCGGCGATCACGATGACCGAGTTGAGCAGGGCGTCGGTCTGGGCGCGCGACTTGAGGTTCGCGGCGTCGGCGACGACCTGGTCGAGCAGCTGGTTCTCGGTGGCCTGCAGGCTGGCCATGTGGGTGCTGGTGGCCTGCTCCCAGCGCTTGGGCTCCAGGCCCGCGGCGACGGCCTCGGCGATGGCCGCGTCGGCGGCGGCCTTGCCCTTGCTCTGGCCCTCGGCGGCGTTCTGGCTGTAGGCCATGCCGATGGCGAGCAGGCCGGGGACGGTCGGCGCGCTGCCGTTGGGCATCCGCAGCGCGGCCCGCTCGTCGGCGTTGGCCTGGGTGACCAGCGCGTCGGCGTAGACCCGGGCGTCCTCGGGGGCGCTGCCGGTGTTGAACTCGGCGATCGAGACCTGCTCCAGCTTCGCCGAGACCAGGAGCTGCTGGATGAGCTCGGTGTTCTCGTAGCGGGTGGTGGAGCCGGCCTGGATGCCGACCAGCAGGTGCAGCATCAGCGCGCGCTGGGTCGAGGCGGAGGCCTTGGCCAGCGAGATGGCGTAGATCGCCCGGCCCTTGCTGGTGACGCTGGAGCTGCCGAAGCCGACCGAGTTGTCGTACGCCATCAGCGGCGCGATCAGGGTCGAGTAGGCGGCCTGCGTCGCGGTGGCGAAGAGCTCGGGCTTGTAGGCGTTGTCGCGCAGGTGGGGCAGCGAGACGAGGAGGCCCTGGAACGCCGCGTCGCGGTGCGCCAGCAGGGCGTCGTCGGAGATCTTGGCGTACGCGTCCTTGTAACCCTTGAGCGCCGCGTCGGTCTTCGCCCGCAGGGCGGGGACCTTGCCCTCGGCGTCCTGGTTCAGCAGGAGCGGTGCCAGCGACTGGTCGCGCTCGTTCTCCAGAGCGTCGGCCAGCTTGGTGGCGGCCCGGGCGAGCTCGGCGGTCTTCACCGCGCGGTCGGCCTTGACGTAGTCGTCGAAGGACGAGTTGACGCGCAGGCCGCCGAAGACGAGGCCGATGACGACGGGGATCAGCAGGATCGCGACCAGGCGGGTGGGCACCCGCCAGTTGCGCGGGGCGAGGAACTCGTACCTCCCGCCGGACTCCTTGGCACTCTCCGGTTCGGGCTCAGGCTTGGCACCCGGCTTGCGCTCGGAAGCGCCCGGCACGGCCGCGGGCCCGACGGGGCCGGCGTTCGGCCGGTCCTCGGTCGGGGTGAACGCGGAGAACCCGGTGGGCTCGGTCGCTCCACCGTTCGGCTCGCTCTGGCGGGGCTCGGAGCGCCGCTGCGGGGTGACTGGCTGCTTACGCCTCACTCGACAACAACCTCTCGGCCGACTGGCGGCCATGGATCAATTCACCGCTACCCCTGGCAGCGGCCCGGGGGCTGGGCGGAACTGCCGTAACAGTCTTCGGGGTAGCTGGAATTTCAGCACGTGTAGGGATTCGGGACAAACAGCTGTTGGTGACGGTTCGGCGCCGCTGGAATCGGACATTTGATGACAGCCTCGGACGAAACGGAGCGATGCTGGCGCTGAGTGCCGCTGCCCGGCTACTGCAGGTCACTGTCGATCACCAAATGCCTACCGAACTGTTATCCATCGCTCATGTCCGGATGCCGAAATGCCCGCCCGCTGCCTCCGGGGCAGGTGGGCGGGCATCCGGGACGTCGTCCGGCTCAGCGGAGCCGGGCGAGGAGGGCGTGTTCGACGAGGGTGATGAGGGCGCTTTTGGCGCTGTCGCGTCGGCGGGCGTCGAGGGCGATGACGGGGGTGTCGGGGCCGAGTTGGAGTGCTTCGCGGACTTCGTCGGGGGTGTGGGGCTGGTGTCCTTCGAAGCCGTTGAGTGCGACGACGAAGGGCAGGCCGCTGTTCTCGAAGTAGTCGAGTGCGGGGAAGCAGTCGGCGAGGCGGCGGGTGTCGACGAGGACGACGGCGCCGATGGCGCCGCGGACGAGGTCGTCCCACATGAACCAGAAGCGGTCCTGGCCGGGGGTGCCGAAGAGGTAGAGGATGAGGTCTTCGTCGAGGGTGATTCGGCCGAAGTCCATGGCGACGGTGGTGGTCGTCTTGCCCGCGGTGTGGGTGAGGTCGTCGATGCCGGCGCTGGCGCTGGTCATGACGGCTTCGGTGCGCAGGGGGTTGATCTCGGAGACGGCGCCGACGAGGGTGGTCTTGCCGACGCCGAAGCCGCCGGCGACGACGATCTTCGCGGAGGTGGTGGCGCGGGTCGCGGCGGCCGCGTTAGAGCTTGCGAAGTCCACTGAGGACCCTTTCGAGCAGCGTGACGTCGGGCGTTCCGCCCGACTCGCCCGCGGCGGCGGGCTGGTGGATGGCGACAAGACCGGCCTCGGCGAGGTCGGCCACGAGGATACGGGCCACCCCCAGCGGCACGCCGGCAAGTGCGGAGATCTCCGCGACGGACTTGACCTCGCGGCACAGGCCGACGATCCGGGCGTGCTCGGGGAGCAGCCCTCCGGTGCGCTCGGCGGACGGCGTGGTCGAGATCAGCGCCTCGATCGCCAGCTGGTACCGGGGCCGGGTGCGGCCGCCGGTCATCGCGTACGGACGGACCAGTGGCTGCTGCTCGTAGCCGTCGGACTGGCCACCGTAGCCGCTGCCGTACCCGGAGCCGTACGAGCCGGCGGGTGTCGGGGGCGGGGTCATCTGGGTCCTCCTTGCGCTGCAGCCGTCCGCAGCCGGTTCCAGCTGGGACGATGCTCAGCTGAGGCGGTGCCAGGGGCCCGGGGGCCGCTGACTGAGGGTGGGGACGCCGGGCCCGGTCGGGCCGGGCCCGGCGTGGAGGTGGATGGTGACTTCTGCTCAGTGCAGGAGACTGCCCTGGAGTTCGGCGCGCAGTGCGGGGGTCAGGACGGTGCCGGCGCGGTCGACGAGGAGTGCCATCTCGTATCCGACGAGGCCGATGTCGGAGTCGGGGGAGGCGAGGACGGCGAGGGAGGACCCGTCGCTGACGGCCATCAGGAAGAGGAAGCCCCGTTCCATCTCGACGACGGTCTGGTTGACCTCGCCGCCCTCGAAGATGCGGGAGGCGCCGGAGGTGAGGGAGGTGAGGCCGGATGCGACGGCGGCGAGCTGGTCGGCGCGGTCACGGGGGAAGCCTTCGGACATGGCGAGCAGAAGCCCGTCGGCGGAGACCACCACTGTGTGGGACACCCCGGGGGTGTTGTCCACGAAATTGGTGATCAGCCAGTTCAGGTTCTGTGCGGCCTGGCTCATCTGACTCAACTCAACGCTCCTGATGATCTGCGCCGTTGCCGAAGCTCACGTTGCGGCCGGCCTCGTTGCCGTCCCCGCGGGACCCGAAACTATCGAATCCCGCCTGCTGAGCACCATGGCCGGGACCCGCGGGATTGCCCTGGCCACCGGTCTGCTCGGCCCCGGCGCGC
Protein-coding regions in this window:
- a CDS encoding DUF742 domain-containing protein; its protein translation is MTPPPTPAGSYGSGYGSGYGGQSDGYEQQPLVRPYAMTGGRTRPRYQLAIEALISTTPSAERTGGLLPEHARIVGLCREVKSVAEISALAGVPLGVARILVADLAEAGLVAIHQPAAAGESGGTPDVTLLERVLSGLRKL
- a CDS encoding roadblock/LC7 domain-containing protein, producing MSQAAQNLNWLITNFVDNTPGVSHTVVVSADGLLLAMSEGFPRDRADQLAAVASGLTSLTSGASRIFEGGEVNQTVVEMERGFLFLMAVSDGSSLAVLASPDSDIGLVGYEMALLVDRAGTVLTPALRAELQGSLLH
- a CDS encoding GTP-binding protein; protein product: MDFASSNAAAATRATTSAKIVVAGGFGVGKTTLVGAVSEINPLRTEAVMTSASAGIDDLTHTAGKTTTTVAMDFGRITLDEDLILYLFGTPGQDRFWFMWDDLVRGAIGAVVLVDTRRLADCFPALDYFENSGLPFVVALNGFEGHQPHTPDEVREALQLGPDTPVIALDARRRDSAKSALITLVEHALLARLR